GGGCTGCGGCGCGGTTCGCCGGCATCGAGGTTCAGGCTCTACTCAACGAACCCACCGCCGCTGCCATCTCGTACGTCCACGACTTCCGTGAGGATTCGCAGATCTTGGTCTTCGATTGGGGCGGCGGAACTATAGACGTCACCGTGCTGGACTACGCGGACGGGTTCTTCGAGGAGCGCGCATCACGCGGAGTTTCAGAGCTCGGCGGCCTGGAAATAGATCGGCGGCTGCGCGATCTGATCCTCGAACGGGCACCCGCACGCAGGGCGTGGACTCCGGCGCAGGAAAGGCAGTTCCGGCTTGACGTGGAACGGAACAAGATCCTTCTCTCTTCCCAGACGAGCGTGACAGTGATCACCCCGGACGGGATCGGCGTCGAGATCTACCAGGGCGAGCTGGAGGAGGCGATTGGCGACCTGGTCGACCGCGCACTCGCGCCGGTGGAACAGTGCCTGAGAGACCTGCACATGGCGCCACTCGACGTGGACGAGATCCTCATGATCGGCGGTACGAGCCAGATCCCCAGTGTGCGGGCCGCAGTGGCCGAGGCACTGCAGACAGAGCCCGTGCCCACTGAGCTGTGTGATCCGATGACGGCGGTGGCGCGCGGTGCGTCCATCGCGGCGGCGGTGCTCGCTGGCGAGACCGAGGGAGTCATTCAGGTGGCCACCAGTCACGCGCTCGGCACCATGGTCAAGGACTCCTCGGGACGGAAGCGGTTCAGCCAGATCATCCCGAGGAACTCGCCGCTGCCCTGGAAGGAACGCAAGAGCTACACACCGCACAAGGACCACGCGCGGAAGCTGTCAGTGGAGATCTGGGAGGGGGACCCGGACAAGGAGCTCGCCCACAGGGACAACGTGCAGCTCACCGAGCTCACCCTCACGTACCCCACTGCGCGGGTCCGCGACGAATCCCGCTTCAACCTGGAGTACACGTACGACTCCAACGGTCTGCTCCATGTCAAGGCCACCCTGGAGCACACCGGGGACGTGGTGGTCGACCAGGAGGTCGAGAGCTTCGGGTCAGGTGGCCCCACGCCCGAGGTCCGCGCAGAGCTGGACCGGCTGATGAAGGCCAATTCGGGCCCCGCCTTTCTGGGGACGGCTCCTTCGGCTAACGGCGCTCGCCCCGTGCCCGTGCCTCCGAAGGCGCGGCCAATGACGGTCGACGGAAGCCCTCACGCCTTGGTGGTGGACGGTTCCAACCTTGCCTGGATCGGTCGTTCTCCGGTTCGCCCGGGTGTCTACGAGGATGGCGATCATCCGAGTTTCAGGCAGCTTCAGGACGCACGGGCCGCCTTGGCGAAGAAGTACCCCGCGGCCGAGATCCACGTCGTGGTCGACGCCAGCTTCAGGCACAAGGTGGCTGAGGTAGAGCGGAAAGCAGTAGAGGCTGCGCTCAGCAAGGGCGACATCATCCAGCCGCCGGCCGGTACTGAAGGCAAGGGGGATGCCCTCGTGGCGGCCATTGCAGACGACTCCGGGGCGATGGTTGTGACGAACGACAACTTCGCGGAACTGCAAAGTCGCTACTCGTGGCTTCGGGAGAAGGGACGCGTTCTGGGGGCGACCCGGTCCAAGGGGGGCTGGTACTTCACCGACCGAATCTGCGTGGCGCCGCGCGGAGCGTACCGCGGCTGATCTGTGTTCCTGGCGGCTCCACCCGGTACTCGCGCACGCGTTGCGCGAGTACCGGGTGGAGCGTCGATCTGGTGTGCTATCAGTACTTCGGCGACGACCCTTTTGGGCGCATGCTCCGTGCATGGCCGCGCGCAGGACCACCGTGCCGGGGCGGCACCAACCGCGGTATCCCACCGGCAGCATCGCTGTGTGAGATGGACACATGGCTGAGCTCGGGGTGCCGGCTCGCCGAGGGGCGGGGCAGTGGTTGTGAGACCGTCGGAGGGTGAGGAGTTGCGAGCGTGAATCGAGGTGTGCGCCAGTGCGGACGTTGTGGTCCTGGGGTGCTTTAGGGCTGGGATGCCCAGGCGACTGTGTGGCCTCGGCGTGAACGCCGGCGCGTGAGCCGTGACCGGATTCCGGCTTTGGGTGCCGCGCCGATGGAAGAACGGTCGGCAGGTTGAACGATCCGATATGGGTTCGTATCTGTTCGGAAATGGCTACTGGAGCGGAGACGCCTTTGCAACACGTTTGCCGTCAGCTGAAGGTGAAGACATCGGGCTCCTCTCGCGCATCGAGCGGGGCGCCAGAAGCTAGGAAGCAGATCTGGCGCGACGAAGTGAACCGTGTCCGGGCGAAATTGGCGTTTCGTCGATGACGTGTTCGCCACCGTGCCGCGCACAGACCGGCGGGCCAAGAGCGACTGCTACCTGCGAGGTTTGATGCTGGACGGACGCCGCAAGTCCATCCAGGCCATGGCGTCGCGCTGCCGGAGGGCAACGAGCAGAACCTGCAGCAGTTCGTGAACCAGTCCACCTGGGACCCGCTGCCGGTGCGCCGATGCATCGCTGAGCGGATGCCACATCTTGTTTCCACGGGAGTCTCCTGCCGTCAGCTGAAGGTGCCCGAAATCCATACCGCACTGGCCAATACCATCCAGCCGTGGAGGATCGAAATCCTCGACGGCATCCTTTGGGACGACGGCAAACCCCTGGACGAGTGGGCCAAGAAACTCAAAGAAGTTTGGACCAACCTGGCCACCCAGTCCCACTTCCAGCAGGACCCTGCACAGGCTCGTGCCGCGCACCTGGCCTCCCGCGCGGTGCGCGCCATCCTCCTGTATGGCATCGGCTCCTTCGCCCAACGCCCCCGCATGGTCACCGGCACCACCCCCCCGCACCCTGGAACGCGAGGTGCCCGCAGACGACGAAATCGTCGACTTCGACGCCGAGCAGATCACCTGGCAGAAGCCCACCGGATTTGCCCACGGCCCCAGCGCCCACCCCGAATGGGCTGCTGCCATCTGGTCCGGGGCACGCGCCGCCCTGCTCAGCCAGCGCCACCGCGAACATGGCACCTACGCCTGAGCGCTGCACACACCACCGGGCAGTGCTGTCGCCTTCCGCACGGATGCCCTCTATCTGACCGGCGCCCACGACTGGCCTTACCAGCACCAGCCCAGCGACTACCTTCTGAAATGGCACTTCACCGGCCCTCTGCCCGCACCCACCAGCGAAGAACAGCTCCTGGCCTGCGCGATGCCAGACGCGCCGCCCTCACCCAGACCACCACGGGGACCTGATACCAGCGAGCAACCGCCGCTGCCCCGGCGCCCGCCCGGCGCCGGAGCTCAACGAGGCCGCCCAACTCGCCGACCAGCTCCGGGAGGTCGGCTACAC
The window above is part of the Streptomyces venezuelae genome. Proteins encoded here:
- a CDS encoding Hsp70 family protein, with translation MTATGIDFGTTNSVVAQWQGDDAEVLPLDAHHIDADWRHPGFEQLFPSVVGLSSLRRGPLFGWEAKLRSEEAAEACKRLLKSDEYVTVQGRRFAATTVAAGVFTAMRDGAQHNLTDIDRAVITVPANATGAARYRTRAAARFAGIEVQALLNEPTAAAISYVHDFREDSQILVFDWGGGTIDVTVLDYADGFFEERASRGVSELGGLEIDRRLRDLILERAPARRAWTPAQERQFRLDVERNKILLSSQTSVTVITPDGIGVEIYQGELEEAIGDLVDRALAPVEQCLRDLHMAPLDVDEILMIGGTSQIPSVRAAVAEALQTEPVPTELCDPMTAVARGASIAAAVLAGETEGVIQVATSHALGTMVKDSSGRKRFSQIIPRNSPLPWKERKSYTPHKDHARKLSVEIWEGDPDKELAHRDNVQLTELTLTYPTARVRDESRFNLEYTYDSNGLLHVKATLEHTGDVVVDQEVESFGSGGPTPEVRAELDRLMKANSGPAFLGTAPSANGARPVPVPPKARPMTVDGSPHALVVDGSNLAWIGRSPVRPGVYEDGDHPSFRQLQDARAALAKKYPAAEIHVVVDASFRHKVAEVERKAVEAALSKGDIIQPPAGTEGKGDALVAAIADDSGAMVVTNDNFAELQSRYSWLREKGRVLGATRSKGGWYFTDRICVAPRGAYRG